A window of Nicotiana tabacum cultivar K326 chromosome 24, ASM71507v2, whole genome shotgun sequence contains these coding sequences:
- the LOC107798403 gene encoding cleavage stimulation factor subunit 77 isoform X2, with protein sequence MTEKYNVEAAEILANEALRLPISEAVPIYEQLLSTFPTAAKYWKQYVEAHMTVNNDDATKQIFSRCLLNCLQIPLWRCYIRFIRKVNDKRGNEGQEETRKAFDFMLNYVDIASGPVWMEYIAFLRSSPAQTTQEESQRMTSVRKAYQRAIVTPTHHVEQLWRDYENFENSISRALAKGLVSEYQPKYNSARAVYRERKKYIDEIDWNMLAIPPSGTSKEEMQWMAWKRLLAFEKANPQRIDSASANKRIVFTYEQCLMHLYHYPDIWYEYATWHAKAGSIDSAIKVFQRALKALPDSEMLRYGYAELEESRGAIQAAKKVYENLLGDGSNASALSHIQFIRFLRRSEGVEAARKYFLDARKSPNCTYHVYVAHAMMAFCLDKDAKMAHNVFEAGLKRFMHEPGYILEYADFLYRLNDDRNIRALFERALSSLPPEESVEVWKKFTQFEQTYGDLASMLKVEQRRKEALFRTGDDGTSELESSLQDVVSRYSFMDLWPCSSNDLDHLARQEWLARNINKKTDKPTLGIEAGSADKISSGVSSNTNPLAKVVYPDTSKMTIYDPRQMSGPAALAVPSASGTLPYSGTPFSSGGPPNALNDILKSLPPAFAAFMTNLPAVEGPTPDADFVISVCLQSNIPLATGKSGTASLPLQSGPAPCTSDISDSSKFRSRDRQPGKRKDMDRQEDDESSTVQSQPLPRDVFKIRQLQKTRVASSSRVTSSYTGSASYGSALSGDLSGSTG encoded by the exons ATGACGGAAAAGTATAATGTTGAAGCTGCAGAAATTCTTGCTAACGAGGCACTG CGCTTGCCAATTTCAGAAGCAGTGCCGATATATGAGCAACTTCTGTCCACGTTTCCCACTGCG GCAAAATACTGGAAGCAATATGTCGAGGCACACATGACGGTAAATAATGATGATGCAACAAAGCAAATATTTAGTCGCTGCCTCTTGAACTGTCTACAGATTCCTCTTTG GCGCTGTTACATCCGCTTTATCCGGAAAGTCAATGACAAGAGGGGGAATGAGGGTCAAGAAGAGACAAGAAAGGCTTTTGATTTCATGCTTAACTATGTTG ACATTGCATCTGGTCCAGTGTGGATGGAATACATTGCATTTTTAAGGTCTTCGCCT GCTCAAACCACGCAAGAAGAATCACAACGAATGACCTCTGTGAGGAAAGCATACCAAAGAGCTATTGTTACCCCAACCCATCACGTGGAACAGCTTTGGAGGGACtatgagaattttgaaaattcaATTAGTCGAGCCTTG GCAAAAGGGCTGGTGTCTGAATACCAACCAAAATATAACAGTGCGAGGGCTGTATACAGAGAAAGGAAGAAGTACATTGATGAAATTGATTGGAATATGCTAGCGATTCCACCTTCCGGCACTTCCAAG GAGGAAATGCAATGGATGGCATGGAAAAGACTTCTAGCATTTGAGAA AGCAAACCCTCAGAGGATAGACAGTGCTTCTGCTAATAAAAGAATTGTGTTCACATATGAGCAG TGCCTCATGCATTTGTATCATTATCCTGACATATGGTATGAATATGCCACATGGCATGCAAAAGCTGGTTCAATAGACTCTGCTATCAAGGTTTTCCAGCGAGCTCTTAAAGCTCTTCctg ACTCCGAAATGCTCAGATATGGTTATGCTGAACTTGAGGAATCACGTGGAGCCATTCAG GCTGCTAAAAAAGTATATGAAAATCTTCTGGGGGATGGATCCAATGCCTCAGCACTGTCACATATCCAA TTTATAAGGTTTTTAAGAAGAAGTGAAGGAGTTGAAGCAGCTCGCAAATACTTTCTTGATGCACGGAAATCTCCAAATTGCACTTACCATGTCTATGTAGCTCACGCGATGATGGCTTTTTGTCTTGACAAGGATGCAAAG ATGGCGCACAATGTTTTTGAAGCAGGGTTGAAACGCTTTATGCATGAGCCTGGATACATCCTTGA GTATGCAGATTTCCTTTATCGTTTGAATGACGATAGAAACATCAGAGCATTATTTGAACGTGCATTGAGCTCACTCCCCCCAGAGGAATCTGTTGAg GTTTGGAAAAAATTCACTCAATTTGAGCAAACGTATGGAGATCTTGCCAGCATGTTGAAG GTTGAGCAGAGAAGGAAAGAAGCTCTTTTCAGAACAGGTGATGATGGAACATCAGAGTTAGAGAGTTCGTTACAAGATGTTGTATCACGCTACAGTTTCATGGATCTGTGGCCTTGCTCTTCAAATGACTTGGATCATTTAGCACGCCAAGAG TGGCTCGCGAGGAACATCAACAAAAAAACTGACAAACCTACTCTTGGTATTGAGGCAGGTTCTGCAG ATAAGATTTCTTCTGGTGTTTCGTCCAACACAAATCCCCTTGCCAAGGTTGTGTATCCAGATACTTCAAAAATGACAATTTATGACCCAAGGCAAATGTCAG GTCCTGCTGCTCTTGCAGTTCCATCCGCTTCAGGCACCTTGCCTTATTCTGGTACTCCATTTAGCAGTGGTGGACCACCTAATGCTCTTAATGATATTCTGAAATCGTTGCCCCCTGCATTTGCAGCGTTCATGACAAATTTGCCAGCTGTTGAAG GTCCTACTCCTGATGCTGATTTTGTGATATCCGTATGTTTGCAAAGCAACATTCCTTTAGCAACCGGAAAATCAGGAACCGCCTCTCTGCCGTTGCAGTCAGGCCCTGCTCCATGTACGAGTGACATCTCTGATTCAAGCAAATTCAGGTCGAGAGACAGACAGCCTGGAAAGAGGAAAGACATGGACA GGCAAGAGGATGATGAATCGTCGACTGTACAAAGCCAGCCCCTTCCTAGAGATGTTTTCAAGATTCGCCAATTACAGAAAACCCGTGTTGCTAGTTCGTCTCGAGTTACTAGTTCATACACTGGATCGGCGTCGTATGGCAGTGCTCTTTCTGGAGACCTCTCGGGCAGCACTGGTTGA
- the LOC107798403 gene encoding cleavage stimulation factor subunit 77 isoform X4, which produces MTSVRKAYQRAIVTPTHHVEQLWRDYENFENSISRALAKGLVSEYQPKYNSARAVYRERKKYIDEIDWNMLAIPPSGTSKEEMQWMAWKRLLAFEKANPQRIDSASANKRIVFTYEQCLMHLYHYPDIWYEYATWHAKAGSIDSAIKVFQRALKALPDSEMLRYGYAELEESRGAIQAAKKVYENLLGDGSNASALSHIQFIRFLRRSEGVEAARKYFLDARKSPNCTYHVYVAHAMMAFCLDKDAKMAHNVFEAGLKRFMHEPGYILEYADFLYRLNDDRNIRALFERALSSLPPEESVEVWKKFTQFEQTYGDLASMLKVEQRRKEALFRTGDDGTSELESSLQDVVSRYSFMDLWPCSSNDLDHLARQEWLARNINKKTDKPTLGIEAGSADKISSGVSSNTNPLAKVVYPDTSKMTIYDPRQMSGPAALAVPSASGTLPYSGTPFSSGGPPNALNDILKSLPPAFAAFMTNLPAVEGPTPDADFVISVCLQSNIPLATGKSGTASLPLQSGPAPCTSDISDSSKFRSRDRQPGKRKDMDRQEDDESSTVQSQPLPRDVFKIRQLQKTRVASSSRVTSSYTGSASYGSALSGDLSGSTG; this is translated from the exons ATGACCTCTGTGAGGAAAGCATACCAAAGAGCTATTGTTACCCCAACCCATCACGTGGAACAGCTTTGGAGGGACtatgagaattttgaaaattcaATTAGTCGAGCCTTG GCAAAAGGGCTGGTGTCTGAATACCAACCAAAATATAACAGTGCGAGGGCTGTATACAGAGAAAGGAAGAAGTACATTGATGAAATTGATTGGAATATGCTAGCGATTCCACCTTCCGGCACTTCCAAG GAGGAAATGCAATGGATGGCATGGAAAAGACTTCTAGCATTTGAGAA AGCAAACCCTCAGAGGATAGACAGTGCTTCTGCTAATAAAAGAATTGTGTTCACATATGAGCAG TGCCTCATGCATTTGTATCATTATCCTGACATATGGTATGAATATGCCACATGGCATGCAAAAGCTGGTTCAATAGACTCTGCTATCAAGGTTTTCCAGCGAGCTCTTAAAGCTCTTCctg ACTCCGAAATGCTCAGATATGGTTATGCTGAACTTGAGGAATCACGTGGAGCCATTCAG GCTGCTAAAAAAGTATATGAAAATCTTCTGGGGGATGGATCCAATGCCTCAGCACTGTCACATATCCAA TTTATAAGGTTTTTAAGAAGAAGTGAAGGAGTTGAAGCAGCTCGCAAATACTTTCTTGATGCACGGAAATCTCCAAATTGCACTTACCATGTCTATGTAGCTCACGCGATGATGGCTTTTTGTCTTGACAAGGATGCAAAG ATGGCGCACAATGTTTTTGAAGCAGGGTTGAAACGCTTTATGCATGAGCCTGGATACATCCTTGA GTATGCAGATTTCCTTTATCGTTTGAATGACGATAGAAACATCAGAGCATTATTTGAACGTGCATTGAGCTCACTCCCCCCAGAGGAATCTGTTGAg GTTTGGAAAAAATTCACTCAATTTGAGCAAACGTATGGAGATCTTGCCAGCATGTTGAAG GTTGAGCAGAGAAGGAAAGAAGCTCTTTTCAGAACAGGTGATGATGGAACATCAGAGTTAGAGAGTTCGTTACAAGATGTTGTATCACGCTACAGTTTCATGGATCTGTGGCCTTGCTCTTCAAATGACTTGGATCATTTAGCACGCCAAGAG TGGCTCGCGAGGAACATCAACAAAAAAACTGACAAACCTACTCTTGGTATTGAGGCAGGTTCTGCAG ATAAGATTTCTTCTGGTGTTTCGTCCAACACAAATCCCCTTGCCAAGGTTGTGTATCCAGATACTTCAAAAATGACAATTTATGACCCAAGGCAAATGTCAG GTCCTGCTGCTCTTGCAGTTCCATCCGCTTCAGGCACCTTGCCTTATTCTGGTACTCCATTTAGCAGTGGTGGACCACCTAATGCTCTTAATGATATTCTGAAATCGTTGCCCCCTGCATTTGCAGCGTTCATGACAAATTTGCCAGCTGTTGAAG GTCCTACTCCTGATGCTGATTTTGTGATATCCGTATGTTTGCAAAGCAACATTCCTTTAGCAACCGGAAAATCAGGAACCGCCTCTCTGCCGTTGCAGTCAGGCCCTGCTCCATGTACGAGTGACATCTCTGATTCAAGCAAATTCAGGTCGAGAGACAGACAGCCTGGAAAGAGGAAAGACATGGACA GGCAAGAGGATGATGAATCGTCGACTGTACAAAGCCAGCCCCTTCCTAGAGATGTTTTCAAGATTCGCCAATTACAGAAAACCCGTGTTGCTAGTTCGTCTCGAGTTACTAGTTCATACACTGGATCGGCGTCGTATGGCAGTGCTCTTTCTGGAGACCTCTCGGGCAGCACTGGTTGA
- the LOC107798403 gene encoding cleavage stimulation factor subunit 77 isoform X1: MTEKYNVEAAEILANEALRLPISEAVPIYEQLLSTFPTAAKYWKQYVEAHMTVNNDDATKQIFSRCLLNCLQIPLWRCYIRFIRKVNDKRGNEGQEETRKAFDFMLNYVGADIASGPVWMEYIAFLRSSPAQTTQEESQRMTSVRKAYQRAIVTPTHHVEQLWRDYENFENSISRALAKGLVSEYQPKYNSARAVYRERKKYIDEIDWNMLAIPPSGTSKEEMQWMAWKRLLAFEKANPQRIDSASANKRIVFTYEQCLMHLYHYPDIWYEYATWHAKAGSIDSAIKVFQRALKALPDSEMLRYGYAELEESRGAIQAAKKVYENLLGDGSNASALSHIQFIRFLRRSEGVEAARKYFLDARKSPNCTYHVYVAHAMMAFCLDKDAKMAHNVFEAGLKRFMHEPGYILEYADFLYRLNDDRNIRALFERALSSLPPEESVEVWKKFTQFEQTYGDLASMLKVEQRRKEALFRTGDDGTSELESSLQDVVSRYSFMDLWPCSSNDLDHLARQEWLARNINKKTDKPTLGIEAGSADKISSGVSSNTNPLAKVVYPDTSKMTIYDPRQMSGPAALAVPSASGTLPYSGTPFSSGGPPNALNDILKSLPPAFAAFMTNLPAVEGPTPDADFVISVCLQSNIPLATGKSGTASLPLQSGPAPCTSDISDSSKFRSRDRQPGKRKDMDRQEDDESSTVQSQPLPRDVFKIRQLQKTRVASSSRVTSSYTGSASYGSALSGDLSGSTG; this comes from the exons ATGACGGAAAAGTATAATGTTGAAGCTGCAGAAATTCTTGCTAACGAGGCACTG CGCTTGCCAATTTCAGAAGCAGTGCCGATATATGAGCAACTTCTGTCCACGTTTCCCACTGCG GCAAAATACTGGAAGCAATATGTCGAGGCACACATGACGGTAAATAATGATGATGCAACAAAGCAAATATTTAGTCGCTGCCTCTTGAACTGTCTACAGATTCCTCTTTG GCGCTGTTACATCCGCTTTATCCGGAAAGTCAATGACAAGAGGGGGAATGAGGGTCAAGAAGAGACAAGAAAGGCTTTTGATTTCATGCTTAACTATGTTG GAGCAGACATTGCATCTGGTCCAGTGTGGATGGAATACATTGCATTTTTAAGGTCTTCGCCT GCTCAAACCACGCAAGAAGAATCACAACGAATGACCTCTGTGAGGAAAGCATACCAAAGAGCTATTGTTACCCCAACCCATCACGTGGAACAGCTTTGGAGGGACtatgagaattttgaaaattcaATTAGTCGAGCCTTG GCAAAAGGGCTGGTGTCTGAATACCAACCAAAATATAACAGTGCGAGGGCTGTATACAGAGAAAGGAAGAAGTACATTGATGAAATTGATTGGAATATGCTAGCGATTCCACCTTCCGGCACTTCCAAG GAGGAAATGCAATGGATGGCATGGAAAAGACTTCTAGCATTTGAGAA AGCAAACCCTCAGAGGATAGACAGTGCTTCTGCTAATAAAAGAATTGTGTTCACATATGAGCAG TGCCTCATGCATTTGTATCATTATCCTGACATATGGTATGAATATGCCACATGGCATGCAAAAGCTGGTTCAATAGACTCTGCTATCAAGGTTTTCCAGCGAGCTCTTAAAGCTCTTCctg ACTCCGAAATGCTCAGATATGGTTATGCTGAACTTGAGGAATCACGTGGAGCCATTCAG GCTGCTAAAAAAGTATATGAAAATCTTCTGGGGGATGGATCCAATGCCTCAGCACTGTCACATATCCAA TTTATAAGGTTTTTAAGAAGAAGTGAAGGAGTTGAAGCAGCTCGCAAATACTTTCTTGATGCACGGAAATCTCCAAATTGCACTTACCATGTCTATGTAGCTCACGCGATGATGGCTTTTTGTCTTGACAAGGATGCAAAG ATGGCGCACAATGTTTTTGAAGCAGGGTTGAAACGCTTTATGCATGAGCCTGGATACATCCTTGA GTATGCAGATTTCCTTTATCGTTTGAATGACGATAGAAACATCAGAGCATTATTTGAACGTGCATTGAGCTCACTCCCCCCAGAGGAATCTGTTGAg GTTTGGAAAAAATTCACTCAATTTGAGCAAACGTATGGAGATCTTGCCAGCATGTTGAAG GTTGAGCAGAGAAGGAAAGAAGCTCTTTTCAGAACAGGTGATGATGGAACATCAGAGTTAGAGAGTTCGTTACAAGATGTTGTATCACGCTACAGTTTCATGGATCTGTGGCCTTGCTCTTCAAATGACTTGGATCATTTAGCACGCCAAGAG TGGCTCGCGAGGAACATCAACAAAAAAACTGACAAACCTACTCTTGGTATTGAGGCAGGTTCTGCAG ATAAGATTTCTTCTGGTGTTTCGTCCAACACAAATCCCCTTGCCAAGGTTGTGTATCCAGATACTTCAAAAATGACAATTTATGACCCAAGGCAAATGTCAG GTCCTGCTGCTCTTGCAGTTCCATCCGCTTCAGGCACCTTGCCTTATTCTGGTACTCCATTTAGCAGTGGTGGACCACCTAATGCTCTTAATGATATTCTGAAATCGTTGCCCCCTGCATTTGCAGCGTTCATGACAAATTTGCCAGCTGTTGAAG GTCCTACTCCTGATGCTGATTTTGTGATATCCGTATGTTTGCAAAGCAACATTCCTTTAGCAACCGGAAAATCAGGAACCGCCTCTCTGCCGTTGCAGTCAGGCCCTGCTCCATGTACGAGTGACATCTCTGATTCAAGCAAATTCAGGTCGAGAGACAGACAGCCTGGAAAGAGGAAAGACATGGACA GGCAAGAGGATGATGAATCGTCGACTGTACAAAGCCAGCCCCTTCCTAGAGATGTTTTCAAGATTCGCCAATTACAGAAAACCCGTGTTGCTAGTTCGTCTCGAGTTACTAGTTCATACACTGGATCGGCGTCGTATGGCAGTGCTCTTTCTGGAGACCTCTCGGGCAGCACTGGTTGA
- the LOC107798403 gene encoding cleavage stimulation factor subunit 77 isoform X3 — MTRGGMRVKKRQERLLISCLTMLAQTTQEESQRMTSVRKAYQRAIVTPTHHVEQLWRDYENFENSISRALAKGLVSEYQPKYNSARAVYRERKKYIDEIDWNMLAIPPSGTSKEEMQWMAWKRLLAFEKANPQRIDSASANKRIVFTYEQCLMHLYHYPDIWYEYATWHAKAGSIDSAIKVFQRALKALPDSEMLRYGYAELEESRGAIQAAKKVYENLLGDGSNASALSHIQFIRFLRRSEGVEAARKYFLDARKSPNCTYHVYVAHAMMAFCLDKDAKMAHNVFEAGLKRFMHEPGYILEYADFLYRLNDDRNIRALFERALSSLPPEESVEVWKKFTQFEQTYGDLASMLKVEQRRKEALFRTGDDGTSELESSLQDVVSRYSFMDLWPCSSNDLDHLARQEWLARNINKKTDKPTLGIEAGSADKISSGVSSNTNPLAKVVYPDTSKMTIYDPRQMSGPAALAVPSASGTLPYSGTPFSSGGPPNALNDILKSLPPAFAAFMTNLPAVEGPTPDADFVISVCLQSNIPLATGKSGTASLPLQSGPAPCTSDISDSSKFRSRDRQPGKRKDMDRQEDDESSTVQSQPLPRDVFKIRQLQKTRVASSSRVTSSYTGSASYGSALSGDLSGSTG, encoded by the exons ATGACAAGAGGGGGAATGAGGGTCAAGAAGAGACAAGAAAGGCTTTTGATTTCATGCTTAACTATGTTG GCTCAAACCACGCAAGAAGAATCACAACGAATGACCTCTGTGAGGAAAGCATACCAAAGAGCTATTGTTACCCCAACCCATCACGTGGAACAGCTTTGGAGGGACtatgagaattttgaaaattcaATTAGTCGAGCCTTG GCAAAAGGGCTGGTGTCTGAATACCAACCAAAATATAACAGTGCGAGGGCTGTATACAGAGAAAGGAAGAAGTACATTGATGAAATTGATTGGAATATGCTAGCGATTCCACCTTCCGGCACTTCCAAG GAGGAAATGCAATGGATGGCATGGAAAAGACTTCTAGCATTTGAGAA AGCAAACCCTCAGAGGATAGACAGTGCTTCTGCTAATAAAAGAATTGTGTTCACATATGAGCAG TGCCTCATGCATTTGTATCATTATCCTGACATATGGTATGAATATGCCACATGGCATGCAAAAGCTGGTTCAATAGACTCTGCTATCAAGGTTTTCCAGCGAGCTCTTAAAGCTCTTCctg ACTCCGAAATGCTCAGATATGGTTATGCTGAACTTGAGGAATCACGTGGAGCCATTCAG GCTGCTAAAAAAGTATATGAAAATCTTCTGGGGGATGGATCCAATGCCTCAGCACTGTCACATATCCAA TTTATAAGGTTTTTAAGAAGAAGTGAAGGAGTTGAAGCAGCTCGCAAATACTTTCTTGATGCACGGAAATCTCCAAATTGCACTTACCATGTCTATGTAGCTCACGCGATGATGGCTTTTTGTCTTGACAAGGATGCAAAG ATGGCGCACAATGTTTTTGAAGCAGGGTTGAAACGCTTTATGCATGAGCCTGGATACATCCTTGA GTATGCAGATTTCCTTTATCGTTTGAATGACGATAGAAACATCAGAGCATTATTTGAACGTGCATTGAGCTCACTCCCCCCAGAGGAATCTGTTGAg GTTTGGAAAAAATTCACTCAATTTGAGCAAACGTATGGAGATCTTGCCAGCATGTTGAAG GTTGAGCAGAGAAGGAAAGAAGCTCTTTTCAGAACAGGTGATGATGGAACATCAGAGTTAGAGAGTTCGTTACAAGATGTTGTATCACGCTACAGTTTCATGGATCTGTGGCCTTGCTCTTCAAATGACTTGGATCATTTAGCACGCCAAGAG TGGCTCGCGAGGAACATCAACAAAAAAACTGACAAACCTACTCTTGGTATTGAGGCAGGTTCTGCAG ATAAGATTTCTTCTGGTGTTTCGTCCAACACAAATCCCCTTGCCAAGGTTGTGTATCCAGATACTTCAAAAATGACAATTTATGACCCAAGGCAAATGTCAG GTCCTGCTGCTCTTGCAGTTCCATCCGCTTCAGGCACCTTGCCTTATTCTGGTACTCCATTTAGCAGTGGTGGACCACCTAATGCTCTTAATGATATTCTGAAATCGTTGCCCCCTGCATTTGCAGCGTTCATGACAAATTTGCCAGCTGTTGAAG GTCCTACTCCTGATGCTGATTTTGTGATATCCGTATGTTTGCAAAGCAACATTCCTTTAGCAACCGGAAAATCAGGAACCGCCTCTCTGCCGTTGCAGTCAGGCCCTGCTCCATGTACGAGTGACATCTCTGATTCAAGCAAATTCAGGTCGAGAGACAGACAGCCTGGAAAGAGGAAAGACATGGACA GGCAAGAGGATGATGAATCGTCGACTGTACAAAGCCAGCCCCTTCCTAGAGATGTTTTCAAGATTCGCCAATTACAGAAAACCCGTGTTGCTAGTTCGTCTCGAGTTACTAGTTCATACACTGGATCGGCGTCGTATGGCAGTGCTCTTTCTGGAGACCTCTCGGGCAGCACTGGTTGA